One stretch of Saccharomonospora xinjiangensis XJ-54 DNA includes these proteins:
- a CDS encoding SigE family RNA polymerase sigma factor — protein MTNASSPWDGEFSRFFVERAQNLRATAYMLCGDWHRAEDITQAALTKLYVVWPKLAKHDALVSYARKVVIRTFLAENRRLWRRRERLTHDLPEQVAHEGETEQRMLVRAALSRVPPRQRAVLVLRYWEDLSVEQTAAVLGCSNGTVKSQTARGLAALRRALAQSEAAVPDGGEHCVRR, from the coding sequence GTGACAAACGCTTCGTCGCCGTGGGACGGCGAGTTCAGCCGCTTCTTCGTCGAGCGCGCCCAGAATCTGCGTGCCACGGCCTACATGCTGTGCGGGGACTGGCATCGCGCGGAAGACATCACCCAGGCCGCGTTGACCAAGCTGTATGTGGTGTGGCCGAAACTCGCAAAGCACGACGCCCTTGTCTCGTACGCGCGCAAGGTCGTGATCCGGACATTTCTCGCCGAGAACCGCAGGCTCTGGCGTCGGCGTGAGCGCCTGACGCACGACCTGCCGGAGCAGGTCGCGCACGAAGGCGAGACCGAGCAACGAATGCTGGTGAGGGCAGCGCTCTCCCGGGTGCCACCGCGCCAGCGCGCTGTGCTGGTGCTTCGCTACTGGGAGGATCTGAGCGTGGAGCAGACGGCGGCCGTGCTCGGCTGCTCGAACGGCACGGTCAAGAGTCAGACCGCCCGTGGCCTCGCCGCCCTTCGGCGGGCTCTCGCGCAGAGCGAAGCCGCTGTACCGGACGGAGGTGAACACTGTGTTCGACGATGA
- a CDS encoding beta-N-acetylhexosaminidase, whose product MTGVAVVLTTALAMTTATSATADPSSTGAATSAETALTDVVPAPVEVFPDAEAEYRLTPWTPIRTEPRSAEAHKVGLLLAESLRPATGYPLPVVPARSHKPSGISLLLDNVGDTLGREGYRIEVTDDGVTIRANTAAGLFAGTQTLRQLLPPDIEANARRTTAWTVPGGTIIDHPRFAYRGAMLDIARHFHTPDEIKSYIDELARFKINHLHLHLTDDQGWRIEIESWPRLTTVGGGPGTGVDGVGAGFLTKEQYSDIVAYAADRYITVVPEIDMPGHTNSALSTYAELNCDGIAPPPRTDMAVGYSSLCIGKEITYEFVEDVIREVSELTPGPYLHIGGDEAHVTTPEDYRLFMRRVLPIVEKYGKRPFGWNEIVRAEPATATVAQYWGTSTDNAELADAVARGHRVIMSPANKTYLDMKYNPDTPLGLSWAGYIEVRDSYEWNPGDHVTGVGEDAVLGVEAPLWSETLRSSDHIEYMAFPRLAAVAELAWSPQEARDWTAFRERLGKQAPRWEERGIDFYRSPEVPWQD is encoded by the coding sequence ATGACCGGAGTCGCGGTGGTGCTTACCACCGCTCTCGCGATGACAACGGCGACGTCGGCGACCGCTGACCCCTCCTCCACCGGCGCGGCCACATCGGCGGAGACCGCTCTCACCGACGTCGTCCCCGCACCGGTGGAGGTCTTCCCCGACGCCGAGGCGGAATACCGCCTCACGCCGTGGACACCCATCCGCACGGAACCGCGCTCGGCAGAGGCTCACAAGGTCGGCCTGCTCCTCGCCGAATCTCTGCGGCCAGCGACCGGTTACCCGCTTCCCGTGGTGCCCGCCCGTAGCCACAAGCCATCCGGAATCTCGCTTCTGCTCGACAACGTCGGGGACACACTCGGGCGCGAGGGCTACCGCATCGAGGTCACGGACGACGGAGTCACCATCCGCGCTAACACCGCGGCCGGCCTGTTCGCGGGCACCCAGACGCTTCGGCAACTGCTGCCGCCGGACATCGAGGCGAACGCCCGGCGCACGACGGCGTGGACGGTTCCCGGCGGCACGATCATCGATCACCCGCGCTTCGCCTACCGGGGCGCGATGCTCGACATCGCCCGGCACTTCCACACGCCCGACGAGATCAAGTCCTACATCGACGAGCTCGCCCGCTTCAAGATCAATCACCTGCACCTGCACCTGACCGACGACCAAGGCTGGCGAATCGAGATCGAGAGCTGGCCGCGCCTCACCACGGTCGGCGGAGGCCCTGGTACGGGGGTTGACGGCGTGGGTGCAGGTTTCCTCACGAAAGAGCAGTACAGCGACATCGTCGCCTACGCGGCCGACCGCTACATCACCGTCGTGCCCGAGATCGACATGCCCGGCCACACCAACTCGGCGCTGTCCACCTACGCGGAACTCAACTGCGACGGCATCGCGCCTCCCCCGCGCACCGACATGGCCGTCGGATACAGCTCGTTGTGCATCGGCAAGGAGATCACGTACGAGTTCGTCGAGGACGTCATCCGCGAGGTATCGGAGCTGACACCGGGACCGTATCTGCACATCGGTGGCGACGAGGCACACGTGACCACGCCGGAGGACTACCGCCTGTTCATGAGGCGCGTGCTCCCGATCGTGGAGAAGTACGGCAAGCGGCCGTTCGGCTGGAACGAGATCGTGCGCGCCGAGCCTGCCACCGCGACGGTGGCCCAGTACTGGGGCACCTCGACCGACAACGCCGAACTCGCCGACGCGGTCGCCAGGGGCCATCGGGTGATCATGTCCCCCGCGAACAAGACGTATCTGGACATGAAGTACAACCCAGACACGCCGCTCGGCCTGTCCTGGGCCGGGTACATCGAGGTCCGCGACTCCTACGAGTGGAATCCGGGCGACCACGTCACCGGTGTGGGCGAGGACGCCGTCTTGGGCGTCGAGGCACCGCTGTGGTCGGAGACCCTGCGCTCATCGGACCATATCGAGTACATGGCCTTCCCTCGGCTCGCCGCTGTGGCGGAACTCGCCTGGTCGCCACAGGAAGCGCGCGACTGGACGGCGTTCAGGGAGCGCCTCGGCAAGCAGGCTCCTCGCTGGGAGGAACGCGGGATCGACTTCTACCGCTCGCCAGAGGTTCCGTGGCAGGACTGA
- a CDS encoding serine/threonine-protein kinase, which yields MESIASALLSFAYQLFQPGIWPGDWAWATSMAGALIGLFPVGAAVGVALMRKFTGNRYDGGALAALAVLGAVGMLLIPWFLTTGVSSVFRSVFRGDNAGLSGIEVSALRQDYGIGRQDAYLGGGQNIYETLFYPSGDVLSYGLSLVGLVGLPVLILLSVMLLGRIALRRGPKWPGRLLWVPFVVFVFVCAGVEANTAIHLWLGFLPATVLGVIPVALVGPPSWSTVENSDRRPDSAQSKHELPQQPVHVNPREPETPPTPPSTPPPPPPPPAKQYAPTSVAPAPEPSAELAAVPGPVPTPPGSSQQGSSRFRRVRRLGHGGFGTVWEAVDTQLGRTVALKIAHAPDPDTEERMQREARALAALSHPNCVRVYDLVTEPDGLALVMEYLQGQPLAEIVDNGGPLDDVAAGRLWATMASALAAAHSKGVLHRDIKPSNIIVDPDGVAHLIDFGIARSRGDSKLTATGMMVGTPDYVAPEAAAGAPASPASDAWQLAATVSYALTGQPPRGTRETPMAALMAAARAEAPTHLPRQSVHTRLLSASLDPQPRNRPTLNVVYREVEGWLSRAGTSSDGPVTKLVPRQQ from the coding sequence GTGGAATCGATCGCGAGCGCGTTGCTCTCGTTCGCCTATCAACTCTTCCAGCCAGGAATCTGGCCCGGAGACTGGGCGTGGGCAACGAGCATGGCCGGTGCGCTGATCGGCTTGTTCCCTGTCGGGGCGGCCGTGGGTGTCGCACTGATGCGAAAGTTCACGGGTAACCGCTACGACGGTGGCGCACTGGCCGCGTTGGCCGTTCTCGGGGCTGTCGGCATGCTGCTGATCCCCTGGTTCCTCACCACGGGTGTGTCGAGCGTGTTCCGATCGGTTTTCCGAGGTGACAATGCCGGGCTGTCCGGCATCGAGGTCTCCGCGCTCCGGCAGGACTACGGCATCGGGCGCCAGGACGCGTACCTCGGCGGCGGGCAGAACATCTACGAGACTCTCTTCTACCCGTCCGGCGACGTGCTGTCCTACGGGCTCTCCCTCGTCGGTCTCGTCGGCCTTCCTGTGCTGATCCTGCTGTCCGTGATGCTGCTGGGCCGGATCGCTCTGCGGCGCGGGCCGAAATGGCCGGGCAGGCTCCTGTGGGTGCCGTTCGTGGTCTTCGTGTTCGTGTGCGCCGGTGTGGAGGCCAACACGGCCATCCACCTGTGGCTCGGGTTCCTTCCAGCCACGGTCCTCGGCGTCATCCCTGTGGCCCTCGTCGGACCGCCGAGCTGGTCAACGGTCGAGAACTCCGATCGCCGTCCGGACTCGGCCCAGTCGAAGCACGAGCTGCCGCAGCAACCGGTGCACGTCAATCCACGGGAGCCGGAGACCCCACCGACGCCACCTTCCACACCGCCGCCACCGCCTCCCCCTCCTGCCAAGCAGTACGCGCCGACATCGGTGGCTCCAGCCCCGGAGCCGTCGGCCGAACTGGCTGCCGTTCCGGGACCCGTGCCCACCCCGCCCGGTAGTTCGCAGCAAGGAAGCAGCCGGTTCCGGCGAGTCCGGCGGCTAGGCCACGGGGGCTTCGGCACCGTGTGGGAGGCCGTTGACACGCAACTCGGGCGCACGGTCGCGCTCAAGATCGCCCACGCGCCCGACCCCGATACCGAGGAACGCATGCAGCGCGAGGCAAGGGCGCTGGCCGCGCTCAGCCACCCGAACTGCGTTCGCGTCTACGACCTCGTGACCGAGCCCGACGGCCTCGCGCTCGTGATGGAGTACCTACAGGGCCAGCCGCTGGCCGAGATCGTGGACAACGGCGGCCCGCTCGACGACGTCGCGGCGGGACGGCTGTGGGCCACCATGGCGAGCGCGCTGGCAGCAGCGCACAGCAAGGGCGTGCTGCACCGCGACATCAAGCCGTCCAACATCATCGTCGATCCCGACGGCGTTGCTCACCTCATCGACTTCGGTATCGCCCGTAGCCGTGGCGACTCGAAGCTGACGGCCACCGGCATGATGGTCGGTACCCCCGACTATGTCGCGCCCGAGGCCGCGGCGGGTGCGCCCGCGAGCCCGGCCTCCGACGCCTGGCAGCTCGCGGCCACCGTCAGTTACGCGCTGACGGGCCAGCCGCCTCGCGGCACCAGGGAGACCCCGATGGCGGCGCTCATGGCGGCCGCGCGGGCCGAGGCGCCGACGCACCTGCCGAGGCAGAGCGTGCACACCCGGCTTCTCTCCGCGTCGCTGGACCCGCAGCCGCGCAACCGGCCGACCCTGAACGTGGTCTACCGCGAGGTCGAGGGCTGGCTCTCCCGCGCCGGGACGTCGTCCGATGGTCCGGTGACGAAACTCGTGCCGCGTCAGCAGTGA
- a CDS encoding dolichyl-phosphate-mannose--protein mannosyltransferase, producing the protein MTALLTRSSAGGVGRAPQIMQPPSDREATLLGRPMPGDRIRALIVTVVLTAIGAFVRLVDLGVPTDKGTPVFDEKHYVPQAWQMLRNGGYEDNYGYELVVHPPLAKQLIAIGEWLFGYNGWGWRFSAAIAGALIVLITVRVARRLTRSTLLGAVAGVLVICDGVLHLQSRMGMLDIFIALFVLAAFACLLCDRDQVRQRLAVAVREGWIGTSPYGPRLGFRWWRFGAGVMLGLATAVKWSGAYWVIGFGLLCVAFDIAARRAAGVRRPWVGALRQDLLPAIWAIGVISLLVYLGSWWAWFASETATDRHYVEIEGVAAGPFGFVPDALRSLFLYTTNVLDFHSNLTTPEDDPHPWESKPWTWPMGLRPMLYYYESGKDVTGCGESQCVSATMLIGTPAMWWLSLPVLAWGLWRSVFRADWRYTAVLVGYLAGLLPWFLNLDRQMYYFYATPLAPFLALGLTLVLGQILGSARSGKERRGTGLLVLSLYVGLVVANFVWLWPILVGDPITNDRWQAELWLPSWR; encoded by the coding sequence GTGACCGCACTCCTCACCCGTTCGTCGGCGGGCGGCGTGGGCCGAGCGCCACAGATCATGCAGCCTCCGAGCGATCGGGAAGCCACGCTCCTCGGCAGGCCGATGCCGGGCGACCGGATCCGCGCGTTGATCGTCACGGTGGTGCTCACCGCGATCGGAGCCTTCGTGCGGCTCGTCGATCTCGGTGTGCCCACCGACAAGGGCACGCCGGTTTTCGACGAGAAACACTACGTGCCTCAGGCGTGGCAGATGCTGCGCAACGGCGGGTACGAGGACAACTACGGCTACGAGCTGGTGGTTCACCCTCCCCTGGCCAAGCAGCTCATCGCCATCGGTGAATGGCTCTTCGGATACAACGGCTGGGGCTGGCGGTTCAGCGCGGCGATCGCGGGCGCGCTGATCGTTCTGATCACCGTGAGAGTCGCACGCAGGCTAACGCGCTCCACATTGCTCGGCGCCGTGGCCGGTGTGCTCGTGATCTGCGACGGTGTGCTGCACCTCCAGTCGCGGATGGGGATGCTGGACATCTTCATCGCGCTGTTCGTGCTCGCCGCGTTCGCATGCCTGCTGTGCGACCGCGACCAGGTTCGGCAACGGTTGGCGGTCGCGGTGCGCGAGGGCTGGATCGGCACCTCGCCTTACGGGCCGAGGCTCGGGTTCCGCTGGTGGCGGTTCGGCGCGGGGGTCATGCTGGGGCTCGCCACGGCGGTCAAGTGGTCCGGGGCCTACTGGGTGATCGGATTCGGCCTGCTCTGCGTGGCCTTCGACATCGCCGCGCGCCGAGCGGCGGGGGTGCGCAGGCCGTGGGTCGGCGCGCTGCGGCAGGATCTGCTCCCTGCCATTTGGGCTATCGGCGTGATCTCCCTGCTGGTGTATCTGGGGAGCTGGTGGGCATGGTTCGCCAGCGAGACGGCCACCGACCGGCACTACGTCGAGATCGAGGGTGTCGCCGCGGGGCCGTTCGGGTTCGTGCCCGACGCGCTGCGTTCACTGTTCCTCTACACGACCAACGTGCTCGACTTCCACAGCAACCTGACCACGCCGGAGGACGATCCTCACCCCTGGGAGTCGAAGCCCTGGACGTGGCCGATGGGGCTGCGGCCGATGCTCTACTACTACGAGTCGGGCAAGGACGTCACCGGTTGCGGCGAGTCGCAGTGCGTGAGCGCCACCATGCTCATCGGCACGCCCGCGATGTGGTGGCTGTCGCTGCCTGTGCTGGCCTGGGGCCTCTGGCGTTCGGTGTTCCGCGCCGACTGGCGCTACACCGCCGTGCTGGTGGGCTACCTCGCCGGCCTGCTGCCGTGGTTTCTCAACCTCGACCGGCAGATGTACTACTTCTACGCCACTCCGCTCGCGCCGTTCCTCGCGCTCGGCCTCACACTCGTGCTCGGCCAGATCCTCGGCAGCGCGAGAAGCGGCAAGGAACGGCGGGGAACCGGCCTGCTCGTGCTCTCGCTCTACGTCGGTCTGGTCGTCGCGAACTTCGTGTGGCTGTGGCCGATCCTCGTCGGCGACCCGATCACCAACGACCGCTGGCAGGCGGAGCTGTGGCTGCCGTCCTGGCGATGA
- the rsmI gene encoding 16S rRNA (cytidine(1402)-2'-O)-methyltransferase, protein MTLVLAATPLGDSRDASPRLAEVLADADVVAAEDTRRFRALATALGVTPRGRVVSFYEDVESARLPKLMEALRDGRTVVLVTDAGMPSVSDPGYRLVAACVEEGVRVTCVPGPSAVTTALAVSGLPTERFCFEGFAPRKPGERARWLAELVNQPRTAVFFDSPHRLATTLAEAADVLGADRRAAVCRELTKTYEEVRRGGLGELAAWAADGVRGEITVVLQGAAPRKADLADLVAEVCSRVEAGERLKSAAGEVAEAAGVSKKELYDAVLKNRG, encoded by the coding sequence GTGACTCTCGTACTGGCTGCGACCCCACTCGGTGACTCCCGTGACGCCTCGCCACGGCTCGCCGAGGTACTCGCCGATGCGGACGTGGTAGCGGCCGAGGACACCCGACGGTTCAGGGCGCTCGCCACTGCTCTCGGCGTGACGCCCCGTGGCAGGGTCGTGAGTTTCTACGAGGACGTCGAGTCGGCGCGCCTTCCGAAGCTGATGGAGGCGCTGCGCGATGGACGCACCGTCGTGCTCGTCACCGACGCGGGCATGCCGAGCGTGTCCGATCCCGGCTACCGGCTCGTCGCGGCCTGCGTCGAGGAGGGTGTGCGGGTCACGTGCGTTCCAGGGCCGTCCGCCGTGACCACCGCGCTGGCGGTGTCCGGCCTGCCGACGGAACGTTTCTGCTTCGAGGGGTTCGCGCCCCGCAAACCGGGCGAGCGTGCTCGCTGGCTTGCGGAACTGGTGAACCAGCCGCGCACGGCGGTGTTCTTCGACTCGCCCCACCGGCTGGCCACGACGCTGGCGGAGGCCGCCGACGTGCTCGGTGCCGACCGCAGGGCGGCTGTGTGCCGTGAGCTGACGAAGACCTACGAGGAGGTGCGGCGCGGCGGCCTCGGTGAACTGGCGGCGTGGGCGGCGGACGGCGTGCGTGGCGAGATCACGGTGGTGCTTCAGGGTGCCGCGCCGAGGAAGGCCGATCTCGCCGACCTCGTCGCGGAGGTGTGTTCCCGCGTCGAAGCGGGGGAGCGGCTGAAATCGGCTGCGGGTGAGGTGGCGGAGGCTGCCGGGGTATCGAAGAAGGAACTCTACGACGCCGTGCTGAAGAACCGGGGCTGA
- a CDS encoding DMT family transporter, producing the protein MAWLVLVVSGVLETVWAAALEASRGFSRLRPSLLFLVALAASMAGLAYALRTIPVGTGYAVWVGIGAVGTALYGMVVLNEPASALRLVFLAMIVGGVVGLKFAG; encoded by the coding sequence ATGGCGTGGCTCGTTCTCGTCGTCTCGGGCGTGCTGGAAACCGTGTGGGCCGCTGCCTTGGAGGCGTCGCGAGGTTTCTCCCGGCTGCGGCCGTCGCTGCTGTTCCTCGTGGCGTTGGCGGCGAGCATGGCGGGGCTGGCCTACGCGCTGCGCACCATTCCGGTCGGCACGGGCTACGCGGTGTGGGTGGGAATCGGCGCTGTGGGCACCGCGCTGTACGGCATGGTCGTGTTGAACGAACCGGCGAGCGCGCTGCGCCTTGTTTTCCTCGCGATGATCGTCGGCGGGGTCGTCGGGCTGAAGTTCGCCGGGTGA
- a CDS encoding aminodeoxychorismate synthase component I, giving the protein MPGVRVVRTALRAAPTEDAAVALLHRRAERLRLPPPAALCGEWFGSRAVIAPTVRVEPVSAERAFGTVADLPGVADAEPGTVGGGWFGYLSYDLTDPSGRQCALPRAAWGWADHVLRLDSDGRWWFEALLADGEPFPHGLAADLDETLGAALPTDLGWLPTTLPLPSRDEHRSAVVACVQAIGAGEVFQANICTRLTGEFAGCPAALFAEGVRRLGPARAAYLAGDWGAVVSMSPELFLARHGRQVRSSPIKGTRPRRGTHDDHLAAELRRSVKDVAENVMITDLVRNDLGRVCEVGSVHVPELLAVRPAPGVWHLDSTVEGVLTDGTDDATLLHATFPPGSVTGAPKLRALDLVAELEPRARGVYTGAIGAVSPVAGLELNVAIRTFEIAGGTARLGVGGGITADSDPDAEWEECLHKAAPLLRLLQTPHDRRAVLHRSSPGERAMAANPHCADTAGRSGIR; this is encoded by the coding sequence ATGCCCGGCGTGCGAGTGGTGAGAACAGCGTTGAGGGCCGCGCCGACCGAGGACGCGGCTGTCGCGCTGCTTCACCGGAGGGCCGAACGCCTGCGCCTTCCCCCTCCTGCCGCACTGTGTGGTGAGTGGTTCGGCTCCAGGGCGGTCATCGCGCCCACCGTGCGAGTGGAGCCGGTGAGTGCCGAACGCGCGTTCGGCACCGTCGCCGACCTGCCCGGCGTGGCCGACGCCGAGCCTGGCACCGTCGGCGGCGGCTGGTTCGGCTACCTCTCCTACGACCTCACCGACCCGTCCGGTAGGCAGTGCGCTCTCCCGCGTGCGGCGTGGGGCTGGGCCGACCACGTGCTCCGCCTCGACAGCGACGGCCGATGGTGGTTCGAGGCACTGCTGGCCGACGGTGAACCGTTCCCGCACGGCCTCGCGGCCGACCTCGACGAGACGCTCGGCGCGGCACTCCCCACCGACCTCGGCTGGCTTCCCACGACGCTGCCCCTGCCCTCACGGGACGAACACAGGAGCGCGGTGGTGGCGTGCGTGCAGGCCATCGGCGCGGGCGAGGTGTTCCAGGCCAACATCTGCACGCGGCTGACCGGCGAGTTCGCGGGCTGTCCCGCCGCGCTGTTCGCCGAGGGTGTCCGCAGGCTCGGTCCTGCCCGCGCCGCCTACCTCGCCGGTGACTGGGGCGCCGTGGTGTCGATGTCACCCGAGCTGTTCCTCGCCCGCCACGGACGGCAGGTGAGGTCGTCGCCGATCAAGGGAACACGGCCGAGGCGCGGCACGCACGACGACCACCTCGCCGCCGAGCTCCGGCGATCGGTCAAGGACGTCGCCGAAAACGTGATGATCACCGACCTCGTGCGCAACGACCTCGGGCGGGTCTGCGAGGTGGGGAGCGTCCACGTCCCGGAACTGCTCGCCGTGCGTCCAGCACCCGGTGTCTGGCACCTCGACTCCACCGTGGAGGGCGTCCTCACCGACGGCACCGACGACGCCACGCTGCTGCACGCGACGTTCCCACCCGGTTCGGTCACCGGCGCGCCGAAGCTCCGCGCGCTCGACCTCGTCGCGGAATTGGAGCCGCGGGCGCGGGGCGTCTACACCGGCGCGATCGGCGCGGTCTCCCCCGTGGCGGGTCTCGAGCTGAACGTGGCCATCCGCACCTTCGAAATCGCGGGAGGCACCGCGCGGCTCGGGGTCGGCGGCGGCATCACGGCCGACTCCGATCCGGACGCCGAGTGGGAGGAGTGCCTGCACAAGGCGGCCCCGCTGCTGCGGCTCCTCCAGACACCACACGATCGCCGGGCCGTCCTTCACAGGTCCTCCCCGGGCGAGCGGGCCATGGCAGCCAACCCCCATTGCGCTGACACAGCAGGTCGCAGCGGAATCCGGTGA
- a CDS encoding DUF4185 domain-containing protein: MVGVSETTRIGLVTGAGSPGRTDERFGIHATDLGVCWESGDGRVLVAFGDTYGEGWGGSGPGPAQADWRRNVLACSTDRDLATGLRLDGVVARADGSAAQVLPSGRGREITTIPNSGIAVAGTQYLHYMSVRQWIRPGVWRTNHAGIAVSHDGGNTWSAPRGARWPNRWGGHRFQLGAFALADDHLYLLGTTNGRYGDAYLARADPTALPATRAFRYWTGSGWSTRWHAAAPVAAGPVGEMSLGFHRTLGRWLLMHLDETRRGIVLRSAARLTGPWTSGEVVVSGDEYPAVYGGYLHPWSLDGPDLYYLVSQWGPYNVYLTRSRLVLE, from the coding sequence GTGGTGGGTGTGAGCGAGACGACGCGGATCGGCCTCGTGACCGGGGCCGGTTCGCCGGGCAGAACCGACGAGCGGTTCGGTATCCACGCCACTGATCTCGGCGTCTGCTGGGAGAGTGGTGACGGCAGGGTGCTCGTGGCATTCGGTGACACCTACGGCGAGGGCTGGGGTGGCAGCGGGCCAGGACCGGCGCAAGCCGACTGGCGTCGCAACGTGCTGGCCTGCTCCACCGACCGGGACCTCGCCACAGGTCTGCGACTCGATGGTGTGGTGGCGAGGGCGGACGGCAGTGCCGCGCAGGTGCTGCCGTCGGGAAGGGGCCGCGAGATCACGACGATCCCGAACAGCGGCATCGCCGTGGCAGGCACGCAGTACCTGCATTACATGTCGGTTCGGCAATGGATCAGGCCGGGCGTGTGGCGCACGAACCACGCGGGCATCGCCGTGTCGCACGACGGCGGGAATACCTGGAGCGCCCCACGCGGTGCGCGCTGGCCGAACCGCTGGGGCGGGCATCGGTTCCAGCTCGGCGCGTTCGCGCTCGCCGACGATCACCTGTACCTGCTGGGCACCACCAACGGTCGCTACGGTGACGCGTACCTGGCCAGAGCGGACCCCACCGCGCTGCCTGCCACGCGCGCGTTCCGCTACTGGACGGGCTCGGGCTGGAGCACGCGATGGCATGCGGCCGCTCCCGTGGCGGCAGGCCCGGTGGGAGAGATGTCGCTGGGGTTTCACCGGACGCTCGGCCGATGGTTGCTCATGCACCTCGACGAGACCCGCCGTGGCATCGTGCTCCGTTCCGCGGCGCGACTCACCGGCCCGTGGACCTCCGGTGAGGTGGTGGTCTCCGGTGACGAGTACCCGGCAGTCTACGGCGGCTACCTTCACCCGTGGTCGCTCGACGGCCCCGACCTGTACTACCTGGTGTCGCAGTGGGGGCCGTACAACGTCTATCTCACGCGCAGCAGGCTCGTGCTCGAATGA
- a CDS encoding GH25 family lysozyme, with product MTRNGARGEVTGISLAPHSPPTDWQALAARRAVTFASIDITENSNWADRDAAASLTAALNAGIHAGLRHRARPGGPQDQARHVVRVGKPLGAFTPGTLAPTLDARAEGVDDRFVRTWIRTLRQEAVLRRVLVYADVEHWLHRFRPERWADDGVVLWSAWHNGIPGRAGWFHPRLGLHEHSGDSRVGRHGLVYPFTLADLLV from the coding sequence ATGACGAGGAACGGCGCGCGGGGTGAGGTGACAGGAATCAGCCTCGCCCCGCACAGCCCGCCCACGGACTGGCAGGCGCTGGCAGCCCGCCGCGCCGTCACGTTCGCCTCGATCGACATCACCGAGAACAGCAACTGGGCCGACCGCGACGCCGCAGCCTCACTGACCGCCGCGCTGAACGCGGGAATCCACGCCGGACTCCGGCACCGTGCCAGGCCGGGCGGACCCCAAGACCAGGCACGACACGTCGTGCGCGTCGGCAAACCGCTCGGTGCGTTCACGCCGGGCACCCTCGCGCCGACATTGGACGCCCGTGCGGAAGGAGTGGACGACCGCTTCGTCCGCACCTGGATTCGCACGCTGCGGCAGGAAGCCGTCCTCCGGCGTGTGCTCGTGTACGCCGATGTGGAGCACTGGCTGCACCGGTTCCGGCCGGAGAGGTGGGCCGACGACGGCGTCGTGTTGTGGTCGGCCTGGCACAACGGCATCCCCGGCCGTGCGGGATGGTTCCACCCTCGCCTCGGCCTGCACGAGCATTCGGGTGACAGCCGCGTCGGCCGTCACGGGCTCGTCTACCCCTTCACCCTCGCCGACCTCCTGGTGTAA
- a CDS encoding ABC transporter permease — protein sequence MTTPALAGRAPAELTFHPLRDSATMLGRNLKRMLRYPSMTIMLVGMPVVFLLLFVYVFGGTLGAGLGGPAAGRAEYVNYVAPAIILMTVTSTVQGTAISIAMDMTEGIISRFRTMHISRASVLTGHVLGSVLQAMFALAIVIGVALLVGFRPSAGLGGWLAAAGFLVAVTFALVWLAVALGQVSKSIETASNLPMPLILLPFLGSGFVPTDSMPAGLRWFAEYQPFTPIIETLRGLLMDKPLGNHLWMALLWCAVITLGGYLWSKRLYNRESG from the coding sequence ATGACTACACCCGCGCTCGCAGGCCGTGCCCCGGCCGAATTGACCTTCCACCCTCTGCGCGATTCGGCGACGATGCTGGGCCGCAACCTCAAACGCATGCTGCGGTACCCGTCGATGACCATCATGCTCGTCGGGATGCCGGTCGTCTTCCTGCTGTTGTTCGTCTACGTGTTCGGCGGCACGCTGGGAGCCGGACTCGGAGGGCCAGCGGCCGGAAGGGCCGAATACGTCAACTACGTGGCCCCGGCGATCATCTTGATGACCGTGACGTCCACGGTGCAGGGGACCGCGATCTCGATCGCCATGGACATGACCGAAGGCATCATCAGCCGGTTCCGCACCATGCACATCTCCCGTGCCTCGGTGCTGACCGGGCATGTGCTGGGCAGTGTGCTCCAGGCGATGTTCGCGCTGGCGATCGTGATCGGTGTCGCGCTTCTCGTCGGCTTCCGGCCATCAGCAGGGCTCGGCGGGTGGCTGGCCGCAGCGGGTTTCCTCGTGGCCGTGACCTTCGCTCTCGTCTGGCTCGCCGTCGCGCTCGGCCAGGTGAGCAAGAGCATCGAGACCGCGAGCAATCTGCCCATGCCGCTCATTCTCCTGCCGTTTCTCGGCAGCGGGTTCGTCCCGACCGACTCCATGCCTGCCGGGCTGCGCTGGTTCGCCGAGTACCAGCCGTTCACGCCGATCATCGAGACCCTGCGTGGCCTGTTGATGGACAAGCCGCTCGGCAACCACCTGTGGATGGCGCTGCTCTGGTGCGCGGTCATCACCCTCGGCGGCTATCTCTGGTCGAAGCGCCTGTACAACCGCGAGTCCGGCTGA